The genome window CCATGACCCCTTCGGGCTTCAGGTAATGAAAGCCGTGCAGCAAAAAGGCGAAATCGGCGGCTGACTTGGGCGCCAGGCCGTAATTCTTGAAGCGCATATCCTCACCCAGCGCCTCGCTCGGCTCCCAGCGGTAGCTGAAGGGAGGATTGGCGACCACCGCATCGAACTTCGGCATCCTGGCCGGGTTCATTTCGCGCAGCATGTCCCAGTCGTTGGTGAGCGTGTCGCCGTGATAAATCTCGAACTCGGAATCCTTCACCCCATGCAGCAGCATGTTCATGCGCGCCAGGTTGTAGGTGGTGATGTTCTTCTCCTGTCCGTAGATCTTGCCGATACCGTGCGGCCCCATGCGGTGGCGCACATTGAGCAGCAGCGAGCCCGAGCCGCAGGCAAAGTCGAAGACGCTCTCCAGTTGCTTTTTTTTGCCGGTGGCGGGTTCCTGGCTGTCCAGCGTGACGATGCCGGACAAGATGCTGGAAATCTGTTGCGGCGTGTAGAATTCGCCCGCTTTCTTGCCGGAACCGGCGGCAAACTGGCCGATCAGGTATTCATAGGCGTCGCCCAGGGTGTCCTTGTCGGTGGAAAACTGCGCCAGACCTTCGGCAATGGCCTTGATGATGGTGCAGAGTTTGGCATTGCGGGCCTCGTAGCCCTTGCCCAGCTTTTCCGAATTCAGATTGATCTCGGAGAACAGCCCGCCGAAGGTGCTGGCAAAGGATTCGTTCTCGATGTAGCTGAAACCCTTTTGCAGGGTACGCAGCAATTCCCCGTCCTGGGTGCGCGCCATCTCGGCGATGCTGCCCCAGAGATAGGCGGGCTGGATCACGTAATGCGTCTTGCGGCGCATCTGCTTTTCAAACTCGGCGGTGTCGTCCGGGTTCTGCCCGTACCAAACCGCCAGCGGCGTGCGGCGGTCGTTTGCTGCCAGCTTGGGGTAATCCGGCCCCAGCTCCTTTTGCGCCGCCGTCTCGTAGTTGTCGGACAGATAGCGCAGGAAGAGGAAGGAGAGCATGTAGTCGCGGAAGTCGTCCGCGTTCATCGCGCCGCGTAGTTGGTCGGCAATCCCCCAGAGGGTATTACCGAGTTGTTTTTGGTCTTGATCGGTCATGAAGTAGTTACCTGTTCTTGCGTTTCGGGAGTCAGCTCTGGATTGAAGGGATAGAACTCAAGAAAGTCAGCCAGTATTTTTTCAAAGTGCTCCTTGTTCTCCGGGAGCATTTCCACTGGGTCATAGAACGAATAATTGCCGTGGCTCAGGATGTTGACGAGCCTGCCGTAAAGGGTGTCATCCGGGTCATCATCCTGCTGCTTTATGCAGACCGTGAATTTCTTGTGGCCGTGGAAGATGGATGACTTTTCAAGCAGGCTACGCAGGGCATTGAAGTGATGCGTGTAGATTTCTCCAGACTCTTTTGCCCGCCAAATCTCCTGGAGCAGCGTCAGATGATGGAAGAAAGGCGTGTCGCCGGTATAAGAAAGATGGTACTGGCCGGTCTTTCGAGTATGCGACAGGAAGTGCGGGGCGAACTTCTTACGATCAATTTCGCGCAGCTCATTCCATAACACGTTAAAGAAAAGCGTGTGGTGAGATGAAATCACCGTTTTGATAGAGTGATCTTTTCGTTTCAGGAATTGCGTCAAATGATTGCCCACCGCAATGGCGTTGTGCTCGTCCAGCGAAGAGATAGGATCGTCGATGTAGATGTATTTAACCCACTGATAGGCTTCCGCGCCATCCATGGCGAGCTGTACGATGGCCAGAAAAAAGCACCAGATGAACAGGTTCTCTTCACCGCGAGACACCTTGATGTTTTCAAAGGTTTGCGTAGTTTCTCCCGCATGAACGTCACACGAGAACCGAATAGTCCAGTCATTGTAGTCGATACTGAAATCGAAATCGGCGTAACGGTGCAGGAAGGGGCGAATGCGGGTTTCCATCTCCAACGTTTCTAGTCCCGCGAAAAAACGGGAAGCTGCGTTCATTTTCAACACCCGCGCGCTGTCGCCGTCCAGATCATTGTCCCAAGTGAATAGGTCTTCGGTGAAGGCATTGAAGTAGAGCGTATCCCTTGCGTCGCCTTGCTTGCCGATGTCCTTGAAGGCCATCGAAAGGCGCGTTTTACCGGTGCCGTTGTAAGCGTAGAGCAGGATAAATTTTTTGCTTTCCAGCTCGTTCCGCAGGGACGCGGCCAGGGCGGGCAGATCGTCAAAATCTTGTGACACGGTCACGACATCTTCCCTTTGCGGTGCTTGATCCTGCTTTCCAGCGCCTTCAGCTCAGCTTCGTCCTGCGCATCGGCCGCTTGCGCCTCTTGGGCTTTGCGGCGCTGGTCGTAGTCCAGAAACATCGGGGTAATCTGCTGCTCCATCCGAGCATGGCTGACCGAGCCCGCGCCCGCCAGCAGGGGGAAACCGTTGGCGGCGATGATCTGCCCGACGTTCTCGCGCCAGAAGGCCATGTGGGTGATGGTCTGCCGCTTGGCGCGCAGCTCGGCGGTTTCCAGAAAGATCACCACCAGGCGATTGAGGGTGTCGATTTCTTCCTCGGTCAGGTAGTTCTTCGCCACCAGGATGTCCTGCTTGCGCACCTGGGCTCCTTTCCAGGCGAGCAAACCAAAATGGGCATCGTCAGGGTTGGCGCGGGCAAGAATGATTTCGGCGGCGGTCTGTTCCGTCACCGCATACAGTAGTAGGTTTTGCACCGTGGCGAAAAACTGCTGAGTGGCCTGATCGGTCTTGTCGTAATCGGCAGCCAGCGCGAACAGATCGCGGACCTTTTGATAGAAGCGCTTTTCCGAGGCGCGAATGTCGCGGATGCGCGCCAACATCTCATCGAAATAGTCCGGACGGCCATCGGGGTTCTTGAGCCGCTCGTCGTCCATGGCGAAACCCTTCTTCAGGTATTCCGCCAGCACCGTGCTGGCCCAGCGGCGAAACTGCACCCCGCGCGGCGAGCGCACGCGGTAGCCGACGGCCAGAATAGCGTCCAGGTTGTAGAGCTTGGTCCGGTACGCCTTGCCGTCCGCCGCAGTTGTCAAGGATTCCTTGACAACTGACTCCTCGTGCAACTCCCCATCCTCAAACAGGTTCTTCAGATGCAGCGAGATGTTCTGCTTGCTGGCATTGAACAGTTCCGCCATTTCCAACTGCGTGAGCCAGACCGTGCCCCGGTCGGCCCGCAGTTGCACCTGGCTTTGGCCGTCTTCGCTGGTGTAGAGAATGAGCTGCGTCATGCGGCAACCTCGCCCAGCACCGGGAAAAGCTGCTGCATCAGGCCTTTTTTATGGGTCTTGAGCGCGGCAAGCTTTTGGGTTTTGGCGGTGATGAGGTCGTCGAGGGAAGCGAGGAAATTGGCGATTTTTTGTTGTTCGCCTGGGCTCGGCAACCTAACGACGAAATCACTAAGTGAATCCTTTGTAATAGTTTTAATTATTCCACCAGGAGCTTTTTCTTTTTCTATCTCGAAGAGATTTTGAATTACATAAGCGAAAAATAACCTTTCGGTTGGCTTAAAGAATTCCTCAAAAATTAGTAACGTCCTGTCGATATAGGCATCATATTGGGTGATTGCCACCCGCCCAATTGAACCCTGTAAAGTAACAATCAAAGTTCCTTTCGCAATAAAAACACTTTGCTCCGCACCTAGCTTGCTAATTTTGTTCTTTGTTTTAGGTTTTAATCGCAAATTTTCATCAACATCAAAAACCTGTACAAATGGCACACCATTCTCATCGTCATACCACTCCGGCAAACCATAAGGCTGAGGAAAACTTCCGCGGCGAAATTTTGCAATTCGCACTAAAGTATCGGCGTGCCACTCCCCCGCATCCCGAAACTCGGGGAAGCGAAGTTTGGGCAGAGTTTCGCCTTCAGCGGGGAAAAGCTGCTGCATCAGCCCTTTTTTATGAGTCTTGAGCGTGTCAAGCTGTTGCGCCTCCAGGGTGATCAGTTCGTCGAGGGAAGCGAGGCAGTCGGCGATTTTTTGTTGTTCGGGGGGACTTGGCGTTGGGATTTCTACGCTAAAGAAATTCTCCTTGCTGATATTTAACAGGCCATTGCTTCGCGCCCCGCTCGTGATGTGCTTCTTGAGCTGCTTGCCATGCAAATTTTGCTCGAAGCAGTTCTGAAAAAAAACATTCGAGTAACCATCTTTTAGGCGAAAACAAATGAATACATTTGGTGCCGCTACCTGACCCCATCCTTGTAAAAGGTAAACGCAACCCTGCGGGAATTTTAGCGAGTTCCCCTTGTTGTAAACGAAGTCGCCGTCGCTGACCAAAGTGTAGAGTTGGTATTGGTTGCCCGAGATGTCCCGGCCGAACTTCTCGGCCTGTGGCACAAATCCAATTCCCGCAGAAATGCTCACGGGCGTCAGTTTCCTTTGCCCGACTCGCTCAGTCACCGGCACAGATGCTTGTTGCAGAGTTATTAATTCCCACTCCCCCGCCTCCCGAAACTCAGGAAAGCGCAGCTTAGGCACCAATCCGCGTTTTTCAGATGAGGTCATGATGCTTCCCCCGCTCCCGGCTCGCCGATCTGCTTCAGCATCTTGTCAAAATCACTTTCAAACAGCCGATCCTGGACAATGCGGTATTTTTCGAACTCGCTTTCGGCGTGAGCTTTGGCGATTTCCGCCGTGACTTTGCCCGCGTCCTGCAAGATTTCCCGATCGGTCGCTTCGATGAATTTATTGAGGCGGGTTTCCCAATCCTGCATGGTCATCGGTATCTGGCGCAGCGCCATGTCTTCGGCAATATCCAGATAAGCGGAGACCAGCCGCTGCAATTGGGCCATTTCGGTTTCGGTCAGATAGTTCTTGGCGACGCTCACGTCGAACTTCTGGATTTTTCCTTGGGGGGCATCTTTCCACGTCGTCAGCCCCATGTTCTGCGCTTCGGCGTCGGCGCGGTTGACAATGAGTTCCGCCGCCGTTTGCCTATGGATGGCCCAATGCAATTTGTTTTGTACGGTGGCGAAGAAACGCTTGGTGGCCTGCGCCGTGACGTCGTAGTCGATGGAGGTGGCGTAGATGTCGGTAATCTTTTGGTAGAACTTGCGCTCGGAGAGGCGAATCTCCCGTATGCGCTGCAACTGTTCTTCAAAGTATTTTTTGCCGAGTACCGAGCCGTCATTTTTCAGACGCTCGTCATCCATGGCAAAGCCTTTGATGGTGAACGACTCAACGATGGAAGTGGCCCATTTGCGGAACTGTACGGCACGCTCGGAGTTGACTTTGTAACCGACGGCGATGATGGCGGCCAGATTGTAGTGCTGGGTGTTGTAGGTTTTGCCGTCAGCGGCAGTTATCCGAAAATATTGGATAACTGAATGTTCCTCCAACTCGTGGTCGGTAAAGACCTTTTTCAGGTGATAGCTGATGGTTCTGACATCCACGTCGTAGAGCTGCCCCATCATCTTCTGGGTGAGCCAGACGTTTTCATCGGCATAAATCGCCTGCACTCCGCCCTGACCACTGGCGGCGACAAAAGTCAGATATTCGGCCGCCGACGAACGCGCCACGGATGTTTTGATCTTATTGCTCATACGCCCCCAGCCCCGAAATCTCGCGCCCCTGGGCAAGCTTGTGCAGCAGCGGAATCAGCTCTTCCATCAGCGCCAGTTCGGCCTTGGTGCGGGCTTTCCAGCCAAGTTCCAGAGGGGCCATGAGGTCGCTCAATTGCTCACCGTCGAAGATCATGCGGCGCAGAATGCCATCCACGAAGGTTTGCAGGGCGGCAGCATCCAACCCGTGCTTTTCGGCAATAGTGGCCAGTTGGCGGGCGTGTTTCTCGGCTTTGAAGCTCTCGAACCCGGTGCGGATGGCTTTTTCGTCCAGCGCCTTGCCCGCTTCCAAGGTGCCGATGTACTCAGCAATGTCGTCACGCTCATCCATGAATTTGGCATCGGCCTGAATCAGGCCAATCAGCTGCTCGCGGCTCATCTTCTGCTTGCCCGGTGTTTGTTGTGAATAGCGGGCAATCAGCGCCATGATGTAGTCGTAATCGATCACCGCGGAAGCAAAGAGCACGAACTCGAAATCGAGTTGATCGATGGCGTCTTGCGCGACGTCGGCGTCCTTACCGGTTTTGCCCTGCTGGGCCTTGAGGCGCTGGGCGGTCTCCAGGTAGGAGCCGCGCAAGGAACGCAGCTCATCTTCGGGCAAAATGTCATTGATTTGTTGCTTTTGCACTTCATCAATGTCGGTGTATTGGTCGAGTTGGGTCTTGAGGCGCTGCACTTCTTTGAAACGGCGAATGAATTCGATGCGCGCCGCATCACCTTTTAAGTTGTAGACGGCTTGTGGTTCGCACACCAGGCCACTTTGCGTCATGTACTGCTCCATCGCCGCGACGGCTTTTTGGTATTTTTCAATCACCACCGGGGCCGGGTCCACCAGCCAGATTTCCTTGGCGGGCTTGCTCGCCTCGCCGGAGAAGAGGCCAATGGCGGTATCGACCGCGTCCTGCTGCTGGCGGAAGTCGAGGATGTTACCGTAGGGCTTGGTGTCGTTGAGCACGCGGTTGGTGCGCGAAAAGGCCTGAATCAGGCCGTGGAACTTGAGGTTCTTGTCGACGTAGAGGGTATTCAGGAACTTGGAATCGAAGCCGGTGAGGAGCATGTCGACCACGATAGTGATGTCGATCTTCTGCGCGTGGGGCAGATCGCTATTCGGGTATTGCTGATCCTTGATCCGCTTTTGCACGTCCTGATAGTAAAGGTCGAACTCGCCGACTCTGTGGTTGCTGCCGTATTGGGCGTTGTAGTCGGCGATGATCGCCTTGAGAGCCGCCTTCTTTTGATCGGGATTCTGCTCGTTGTCGGCCTTCTCTTGCGGCAGGTCTTCCTGAATCTGCTGCACGTCCTTGTTGCCTTCGGCGGGCGGCGAGAAGACGCAGGCGATGTTGAGCGGCTGAAAGTCCGAATCGGCGGCCTGTTTTTCGGCCTGCACGGTCTTGAACAGGGCATGGTACTCGATGGCGTCGTTGATGCTGGCGGTGGCCAGTACGGCATTGAACTTGCGTCGGTTGGTGGCGGCGTCGTGCTTGGCAAGAATGGCTTCGACGATGGCGCGCTTCGCCAGCGGTTCGCCCGGCTTGGGCGGCTTTTTACCTTCGGGCTTGTAGTAATCGACATGGAAACGCAGCACGTTGCGGTCTTCGATGGCGTGGGTGATGGTGTAGGCGTGCAGTTGCTGCTGAAAGATGTCGGCCGTGGTCTTGTAACTTGCCTGCTGCCCTTCGATCTGCTGATAGCTGGCGTTCTGCTCGAAGATCGGCGTGCCGGTAAAGCCGAACAACTGGGCGTTGGGGAAGAACTCCTTAATCGCCTTGTGGTTGTCGCCGAATTGCGAGCGGTGGCATTCGTCGAAGATGAAGACCATACGCTGCTGGCGCAGCGGTTCGAGGCGCTCTTTGTAGTTGCGCTTGTTCGAGCCGTTCGTGTTGCTGTCATCCAGGGCCAGGCCGAGTTTCTGGATGGTGGTGACGATCACCTTGTCGGCGTAGTCGTCGGAGAGCAGACGCCTTACAAGCGTTTCGGTGTTGGTGTTCTCCTCGACGCAGCCTTCCTGGAATTTGTTGAATTCCTCCCGCGTCTGCCGATCGAGGTCCTTGCGATCGACCACGAAGAGACATTTGTCGATGTCGGGGTTGTCCTTGAGCAGGGTGGAGGCCTTGAACGAGGTGAGGGTCTTGCCGCTGCCGGTGGTGTGCCAGACGTAGCCGTTGCTGGAGTGCTGGTGGATGCAATCGACAATCGCCCGAACGGCATAGATCTGATAGGGGCGCATGATCATGAGCTTCTGCTCGCTGGCGACCAGCACCATGTAGCGGCTGACCATCTCGCCCAGAGTGCACTTGGCGAGGAAGCGCAGGGCGAAGTCGTCGAGATGGGTGATCTTGCTGTTGTCAATGTCAGCAAACTGGTAGAGCGGCAAGAAACGCTCGTCGGCATTGAAGCTGAAGTGGCGGCTGTTGTTGTTGGCGAAGTACCAGGTATCGCTGCGGTTGCTGACGATGAAGAGTTGCAGGAAGCAGAGCAGGGTTTTGCCGTAGCCGTTGCCGGGGTCGTTCTTGTAGTCGACAATCTGCTGCATGGCCCGGCGCGGGCTGATTTGCAAGGTCTTCAGCTCGATCTGCACCACCGGCACGCCGTTGATGAGCAGGATCACGTCAAAGCGGTGGTGGCTGTAATCGGTGTTGATGCGGAGTTGGTTGACCACCTCGAAATTGTTCTTGCACCAGTCCTTGATATTAACCAGGGTGTAGTACAGCGGCGTACCGTCGTCGCGCTCGAAGCTGTTGCGCTCGCGCAGATGTTTGGCGGCAGCGAAGACATCCGGAGTGACGATGGAATCGAGCAGGCGGGCAAATTCGCTGTCGGTGAGATGGACGCGGTTGAGCGCCTCGAAGTGCCGGCGGAAGTTGGTTTCCAGCGAGGCGCGGTCGCGGATATCCGGACGGTAGGTGTATTTGAGCTCGACCAGTTTCTCGATCAGGGCCTGTTCGATCCGGCTTTCTGTTGACATGCAACCATCTCTCAAAATAAACAGTTCAAAACCACCGTCTCCTCAGATAGCGCGTTCGGTCCCCCCCTGGCTGAACCGCTTACGAAATGGATGTTTTCGCGATTTTTTCGTTTCAGCCAAACAGTTCCCGGCAGTACATCATCCCCAACGTGCCCCGGTTGGCCAGGCATTCGGGGCAGAGCTCGCCGGCGTCGGCCCAGAGTTCCCGGGCCATGAAGGCGCCGGCCTCCTCGGCCGGGGTTGCCGGCAGCCGCTCGGGGTCGAATTCCTTGCCGCAGACGGCACAGGTCTTCATCATCGGTTGGCCGAATGCTCGCGCACCAGGGCGGCGAGTCCGTCGAGAAAATCGGGTTCGGCGTTGAGGGAGGGGCTGCGGAAGACGGTCCGGATGCCGCGCTCGATGGCGTGGGGAATGTACTCGGCGTCGATCTCGTGCAAGGTCTCGATATGATCGGAGACGAAGGAGACGGGAACGATCAGCAGGTTCTCGCAGCCCTCACCGGCGAGTTGCTCGATAATCTCCTCGGTCCCCGGCTCCATCCACTTAACCGGGCCGCTGCGGCTCTGGAAGGCGATGCGCCAGGAGCGCTCAGGGAAACGCGCCATCGTCCCCTTGACCGTGCTCATCACCTGCTCCAGATAGGGATCACCGCGATCGATGAACTTCTGCGGCAGGGCGTGGGCGGAGAAAAGAATCTGGACGTCATCCCGCACCAACTCGTGAAAGTAGTCCAAACCGGCGCGGATGCGCCCGGCCAGGGCATCGAGATAACCGGGCCAGTCATACCACTGCTCGATGACGGAAAAACGCAGGCCCGGATGGAACTCCGCGGCGGCGCGACGGAAATCCTTGACGCTGCTGCCGGTCGTCGCCTTGGTGTAGTGGGGGTACAGGGAGAGGGCCACCGCTTCCTCGACACCATCGGCGGCCATTTGCCGCAAGGTCTCCTCGGCTCGGGGATGCCAGTAGCGCATCGCCACGTAAGGGCGATAGTTGGGACCGAGGCGGGCGGCAATCCCCTCGGCCTGCTTTTGCGTCCAATGAAGCAGGGGCGAAGCGCCGCCGATATCCCGGTAATTTTCCACCACCTTGCGCGAACGCACCGTGGAAATCAGCCGGGCGAAGGGCTTTTGCAGCAGGCTCCCCAGCGGCAGCTGGATCAGGTCGCGGTCGGAGAAGAGGTTGTAGAGAAAGGGACGCACCGCCTTCAAGCTGTCGGGGCCGCCCATATTGAGGAGAACGAGGCCAATCGGTTTATTCTCGGTAGACAGCATATCAACGCAGTAGGGGCGCAGCATGCTGCGCCCCTACCTCCTTTTATTTCTGGCTGAGTCGATGCACGCACTCAACCATAAACTTGGCGTGCTCGGGGTCGACCGTCGGCAGGATGCCGTGGCCGAGGTTGAAGATGTGCCCGGGGCGACCGGCGTTCTCGTCGAGAATCCGCTTCACTTCCCGCTCGATGTGGGCCTTGGGGGCGTAGAGTACGGTCGGGTCGAGGTTCCCCTGTACGGCGATCTCGGGACCGAGCATGTCCCGGGCTTTGCCGAGGTTGACGTGCCAGTCGAGACCGACGACGTCAGAACCGGCCTTCCGCACGCTCTTGAGCATCGTCCCGGCGCCTTTGACGAAGTGGATGATAGGGATGCCGTCCCGGTTGAGGCCGTCAATCAGCTTGGTGGTGTAGGGCAGGACGTACTTCTCGTAATCGAGGGGCGAGACGATGCCGCCCCAGGTGTCGAAGATCTGGATGGCCTGGGCGCCCGCCGCGATCTGGGCGTTGAGGTACTGGCGGTCCATCTCGGTGATCTTTTCCATGAGCGAGGCATAGAGCTCGGGCGCGCCGTACATCATGCGCTTGATCTGGGCAAAATCCTTGCTCCCCTTCCCTTCGACCATGTAGCAGGCGAGGGTGAAGGGGGCGCCGCCGAAGCCGATCAAGGGGACCCGGCCTTCGAACTCGCGGCGCAGGATCTTGATCGTTTCGAGCACGTAGGGAACGTCCTCCTCCATCACCGGAATGCGCAGGGCATCGACATCGGCCTGGGTGCGCACCGGATTCTCGAAGACCGGCCCAGGGACGAAATCGAGCTTCATGCCCATCGGCTCCACCGGGGTGAGAATATCGGAGAAAAGTATGGCGGCGTCGGCGCCGAGATAGTCGATGGGCTGGATCGTCACCTCGGCGGCGAGTTCCGGGGTTTTGCACAACTCAAGAAAGGTACATTTTTTGCGCACCGCCATGTACTGAGGCAGATAACGACCAGCCTGACGCATCAGCCAGACGGGAGTGCGGTCGACGGGCTGGCCCCAGCAGGCCTTGATGAAATTGTATTCGGTGGTCATATCGATGAATCCTCCTGTGGAAAGGTTTTGGTTATTCGCAGGTCAATCGCAGCCGATAGCCGTCCTCGATTTCGTGAACGGCCTGTTCAAAGGGAATCGCTTCCTGCCGACCAGCTTTCGCCTGTTCATAGGCGCGCACATCCTCCAACTCTTCGAGGGCTTCGAGAATCCGTTCCCATTCATCTACGGGAACAACCACCGCTTGGCGCCGATTGTTTTCATCGGTCAGATATTGCGGATGGATTACCAGCATGGCTTGCTCCCTGGGTGAATTGAGGCGGGTTCGATCCGCCTCGGGCGGATGCTGTCCTATCGGCAAATCAATTATTTCGCCGCGTTCTCCGCTGCTTCTTGTTCCATGCGTTTGCGGGTGCGGGCCGGGATGTAGTTGCAGAAGGGCTCTTCGGCCATGTAGTCGCCGTAGACGGCGTCGGCGCGGGCGCGGCAGCCGCCGCAGACGTTGATGAACTCGCATTCGCCGCACTTGCCGGTGTATTTCTTGAAATCGCGCAGGTCGTTGAAGACCTTGGAGTTGAACCAGAGCTCTTTGAAAGGAATCTGCTTGACGTTGCCCACGGACGAATGGAAATAGGAACAGGGCTTGAGATTGCCGAAGCAGTCGATCAGGCAGATGGTCTGGGCGGCGATGCAGCCCTTGCCGCCGCCGGTGGAGAAGGTCAGGCTGCGGCGCTGGAAATCGACCCCCTCAGCCTTGGCCATCTGCGGCACGATGCGGTAGTAGTGAGGGGCGCAGGTCGGGCGCATGAGGATGTCTTCCTCGCCCTTTTCCTGCTCGTAATGCCAGGCGAGAATCTCCTCGTAATCCTCCTTGGAAATCAGCTCGTTCATGATCTCCTCGCCGCGGCCGGTGGGAACGATCATGAACATGTACCAGGCGGTGGCGCCGAGACTTTTCGCCAGCTTGAAGGTGGCGGCAATGTCGTGCTGGTTGCGCTTGGTGAAGGAGGAATTGATGAGAAACTTGATACCGTTGCGTTTGAGGGCCTCGGCCGCGCGAACCACCCCCTCGAAGGCCCCGGGGCAGGAGCGGAAATCAT of Desulfuromonas acetexigens contains these proteins:
- a CDS encoding AAA family ATPase, whose protein sequence is MTVSQDFDDLPALAASLRNELESKKFILLYAYNGTGKTRLSMAFKDIGKQGDARDTLYFNAFTEDLFTWDNDLDGDSARVLKMNAASRFFAGLETLEMETRIRPFLHRYADFDFSIDYNDWTIRFSCDVHAGETTQTFENIKVSRGEENLFIWCFFLAIVQLAMDGAEAYQWVKYIYIDDPISSLDEHNAIAVGNHLTQFLKRKDHSIKTVISSHHTLFFNVLWNELREIDRKKFAPHFLSHTRKTGQYHLSYTGDTPFFHHLTLLQEIWRAKESGEIYTHHFNALRSLLEKSSIFHGHKKFTVCIKQQDDDPDDTLYGRLVNILSHGNYSFYDPVEMLPENKEHFEKILADFLEFYPFNPELTPETQEQVTTS
- a CDS encoding virulence RhuM family protein, with the protein product MTQLILYTSEDGQSQVQLRADRGTVWLTQLEMAELFNASKQNISLHLKNLFEDGELHEESVVKESLTTAADGKAYRTKLYNLDAILAVGYRVRSPRGVQFRRWASTVLAEYLKKGFAMDDERLKNPDGRPDYFDEMLARIRDIRASEKRFYQKVRDLFALAADYDKTDQATQQFFATVQNLLLYAVTEQTAAEIILARANPDDAHFGLLAWKGAQVRKQDILVAKNYLTEEEIDTLNRLVVIFLETAELRAKRQTITHMAFWRENVGQIIAANGFPLLAGAGSVSHARMEQQITPMFLDYDQRRKAQEAQAADAQDEAELKALESRIKHRKGKMS
- a CDS encoding restriction endonuclease subunit S yields the protein MTSSEKRGLVPKLRFPEFREAGEWELITLQQASVPVTERVGQRKLTPVSISAGIGFVPQAEKFGRDISGNQYQLYTLVSDGDFVYNKGNSLKFPQGCVYLLQGWGQVAAPNVFICFRLKDGYSNVFFQNCFEQNLHGKQLKKHITSGARSNGLLNISKENFFSVEIPTPSPPEQQKIADCLASLDELITLEAQQLDTLKTHKKGLMQQLFPAEGETLPKLRFPEFRDAGEWHADTLVRIAKFRRGSFPQPYGLPEWYDDENGVPFVQVFDVDENLRLKPKTKNKISKLGAEQSVFIAKGTLIVTLQGSIGRVAITQYDAYIDRTLLIFEEFFKPTERLFFAYVIQNLFEIEKEKAPGGIIKTITKDSLSDFVVRLPSPGEQQKIANFLASLDDLITAKTQKLAALKTHKKGLMQQLFPVLGEVAA
- a CDS encoding virulence RhuM family protein produces the protein MSNKIKTSVARSSAAEYLTFVAASGQGGVQAIYADENVWLTQKMMGQLYDVDVRTISYHLKKVFTDHELEEHSVIQYFRITAADGKTYNTQHYNLAAIIAVGYKVNSERAVQFRKWATSIVESFTIKGFAMDDERLKNDGSVLGKKYFEEQLQRIREIRLSERKFYQKITDIYATSIDYDVTAQATKRFFATVQNKLHWAIHRQTAAELIVNRADAEAQNMGLTTWKDAPQGKIQKFDVSVAKNYLTETEMAQLQRLVSAYLDIAEDMALRQIPMTMQDWETRLNKFIEATDREILQDAGKVTAEIAKAHAESEFEKYRIVQDRLFESDFDKMLKQIGEPGAGEAS
- a CDS encoding type I restriction endonuclease subunit R; translated protein: MSTESRIEQALIEKLVELKYTYRPDIRDRASLETNFRRHFEALNRVHLTDSEFARLLDSIVTPDVFAAAKHLRERNSFERDDGTPLYYTLVNIKDWCKNNFEVVNQLRINTDYSHHRFDVILLINGVPVVQIELKTLQISPRRAMQQIVDYKNDPGNGYGKTLLCFLQLFIVSNRSDTWYFANNNSRHFSFNADERFLPLYQFADIDNSKITHLDDFALRFLAKCTLGEMVSRYMVLVASEQKLMIMRPYQIYAVRAIVDCIHQHSSNGYVWHTTGSGKTLTSFKASTLLKDNPDIDKCLFVVDRKDLDRQTREEFNKFQEGCVEENTNTETLVRRLLSDDYADKVIVTTIQKLGLALDDSNTNGSNKRNYKERLEPLRQQRMVFIFDECHRSQFGDNHKAIKEFFPNAQLFGFTGTPIFEQNASYQQIEGQQASYKTTADIFQQQLHAYTITHAIEDRNVLRFHVDYYKPEGKKPPKPGEPLAKRAIVEAILAKHDAATNRRKFNAVLATASINDAIEYHALFKTVQAEKQAADSDFQPLNIACVFSPPAEGNKDVQQIQEDLPQEKADNEQNPDQKKAALKAIIADYNAQYGSNHRVGEFDLYYQDVQKRIKDQQYPNSDLPHAQKIDITIVVDMLLTGFDSKFLNTLYVDKNLKFHGLIQAFSRTNRVLNDTKPYGNILDFRQQQDAVDTAIGLFSGEASKPAKEIWLVDPAPVVIEKYQKAVAAMEQYMTQSGLVCEPQAVYNLKGDAARIEFIRRFKEVQRLKTQLDQYTDIDEVQKQQINDILPEDELRSLRGSYLETAQRLKAQQGKTGKDADVAQDAIDQLDFEFVLFASAVIDYDYIMALIARYSQQTPGKQKMSREQLIGLIQADAKFMDERDDIAEYIGTLEAGKALDEKAIRTGFESFKAEKHARQLATIAEKHGLDAAALQTFVDGILRRMIFDGEQLSDLMAPLELGWKARTKAELALMEELIPLLHKLAQGREISGLGAYEQ
- the hemH gene encoding ferrochelatase, with the protein product MLRPYCVDMLSTENKPIGLVLLNMGGPDSLKAVRPFLYNLFSDRDLIQLPLGSLLQKPFARLISTVRSRKVVENYRDIGGASPLLHWTQKQAEGIAARLGPNYRPYVAMRYWHPRAEETLRQMAADGVEEAVALSLYPHYTKATTGSSVKDFRRAAAEFHPGLRFSVIEQWYDWPGYLDALAGRIRAGLDYFHELVRDDVQILFSAHALPQKFIDRGDPYLEQVMSTVKGTMARFPERSWRIAFQSRSGPVKWMEPGTEEIIEQLAGEGCENLLIVPVSFVSDHIETLHEIDAEYIPHAIERGIRTVFRSPSLNAEPDFLDGLAALVREHSANR
- the hemE gene encoding uroporphyrinogen decarboxylase translates to MTTEYNFIKACWGQPVDRTPVWLMRQAGRYLPQYMAVRKKCTFLELCKTPELAAEVTIQPIDYLGADAAILFSDILTPVEPMGMKLDFVPGPVFENPVRTQADVDALRIPVMEEDVPYVLETIKILRREFEGRVPLIGFGGAPFTLACYMVEGKGSKDFAQIKRMMYGAPELYASLMEKITEMDRQYLNAQIAAGAQAIQIFDTWGGIVSPLDYEKYVLPYTTKLIDGLNRDGIPIIHFVKGAGTMLKSVRKAGSDVVGLDWHVNLGKARDMLGPEIAVQGNLDPTVLYAPKAHIEREVKRILDENAGRPGHIFNLGHGILPTVDPEHAKFMVECVHRLSQK
- a CDS encoding radical SAM/SPASM domain-containing protein, whose amino-acid sequence is MTDAAEKFIPKWIAWESTQRCNLNCVHCRCSSDMNSSAGDFNTEEAFKLIDDICEVSKPVMVLSGGEPLLREDIFEIARYGTSKGLRMCMATNGTLITDAVCAEMKEADIKMVSLSLDGSTAAIHDDFRSCPGAFEGVVRAAEALKRNGIKFLINSSFTKRNQHDIAATFKLAKSLGATAWYMFMIVPTGRGEEIMNELISKEDYEEILAWHYEQEKGEEDILMRPTCAPHYYRIVPQMAKAEGVDFQRRSLTFSTGGGKGCIAAQTICLIDCFGNLKPCSYFHSSVGNVKQIPFKELWFNSKVFNDLRDFKKYTGKCGECEFINVCGGCRARADAVYGDYMAEEPFCNYIPARTRKRMEQEAAENAAK